The window ATATTTTCCATCTACACAAATCTGCAGCGAATGCGGTGAGAAAAACGAAAACATAGCAGGAATAGGAAATATTGGAATACGGGAATGGGACTGTCCACATTGCAATGCTCATCATGATCGTGATGTTAATGCTTCAAAAAACATCCTTAAAAAAGGATTAGAAATGGCCGTAGGGACTACGGTGCAGTAAAATACCCTAAAAAACATTGATATGTTTTTAGGTTTGCGAATCCCCGACCTCTAAAAGGTCGGGGAGGTTCAAAATGTTGCAGACCAT is drawn from Methanobrevibacter millerae and contains these coding sequences:
- a CDS encoding zinc ribbon domain-containing protein; the protein is YFPSTQICSECGEKNENIAGIGNIGIREWDCPHCNAHHDRDVNASKNILKKGLEMAVGTTVQ